From one Orcinus orca chromosome 10, mOrcOrc1.1, whole genome shotgun sequence genomic stretch:
- the LOC101274177 gene encoding LOW QUALITY PROTEIN: 60 kDa heat shock protein, mitochondrial-like (The sequence of the model RefSeq protein was modified relative to this genomic sequence to represent the inferred CDS: inserted 1 base in 1 codon; substituted 2 bases at 2 genomic stop codons) has protein sequence MLRLPAVFRQIRPVSRALAPHLTRAYAKDVKFGADARALMLQRVDLLADAVAVTMGPKGRTVIIEQSWGSPKVTKDGVTVAKSIDLKDKYKNIGAKLVQDVANNTNEEAGDGTTTVTVLARSIAKEGFEKISKGANPVEIRRGVMLAVDAVIAELKKQSKPVTTPEEIAQVATISANGDKEIGSIISDAMKKVGRKGVITVKDGKTLNDELEIIEGMKFDRGYISXIINTSKGQKCEFQDAYVLLSEKKISSVQSIVPALEIANAHRKPLVIIAEDVDGEALSTLVLNRLKVGLQVVAVKAPGFGDNRKNQLKDMAIATGGAVFGEEGLTLNLEDVQPHDLGKVGEVIVTKHDAMLLKGKGDTAQIEKRIQEIIEQLDITTSEYEKEKLNERLAKLSDGVAVLNVGGTSDVEVNEKKDRVTDALNATXAAVEEGIVLGGGCALLRCLPALDSITPANEDQKIGIEIIXKALKIPAMTIAKNAGVEGSLIVEKILQSSSEVGYDAMLGDFVNMVEKGIIDPTKVVRTALLDAAGVASLLTTAEVVVTEIPKEEKDPGMGGMGGMGGGMGGGMF, from the exons ATGCTTCGATTGCCCGCAGTCTTTCGCCAGATTAGGCCAGTGTCCAGGGCACTGGCTCCTCATCTCACTCGGGCTTATGCCAAAGACGTAAAATTTGGTGCAGATGCCCGAGCCTTAATGCTTCAACGTGTAGACCTTTTAGCTGATGCTGTAGCCGTTACTATGGGGCCAAAGGGAAGGACGGTGATTATTGAACAGAGTTGGGGAAGTCCCAAAGTGACAAAAGATGGTGTGACTGTTGCAAAGTCCATTgacttaaaagataaatataaaaatattggcGCGAAACTTGTTCAAGATGTTGCCAATAACACAAATGAAGAGGCTGGGGATGGCACCACTACTGTGACTGTACTGGCACGCTCCATTGCTAAGGAAGGCTTCGAGAAGATTAGCAAAGGTGCTAATCCCGTGGAAATCAGGAGAggtgtgatgttagctgttgaTGCTGTAATTGCTGAACTTAAGAAGCAGTCTAAACCTGTGACAACCCCGGAAGAGATCGCCCAGGTTGCTACGATTTCTGCAAATGGAGACAAAGAAATCGGCAGCATCATTTCTGATGCGATGAAAAAGGTTGGAAGAAAGGGCGTTATCACAGTAAAGGATGGAAAAACACTGAATGATGAATTAGAAATTATTGAAGGCATGAAGTTTGATAGAGGGTATATCT CAATAATTAATACATCAAAAGGTCAGAAATGTGAATTCCAAGATGCCTATGTTCtgttaagtgaaaagaaaatttctAGTGTCCAGTCCATTGTTCCTGCTCTTGAAATTGCCAATGCTCACCGTAAGCCCTTGGTCATAATTGCTGAAGACGTGGATGGAGAAGCTCTAAGTACACTCGTTTTGAATAGGCTGAAAGTTGGTCTTCAGGTTGTAGCAGTCAAAGCTCCAGGTTTTGGTGACAATAGAAAGAACCAGCTTAAAGACATGGCTATTGCTACTGGTGGTGCAGTATTTGGAGAAGAAGGACTAACTCTAAATCTTGAAGATGTTCAGCCTCATGACTTAGGAAAAGTTGGAGAGGTCATTGTGACCAAACATGATGCCATGCTCTTGAAAGGAAAAGGTGACACGGCTCAAATTGAGAAGCGTATTCAAGAAATCATCGAGCAGTTAGATATTACAACTAgtgaatatgaaaaggaaaaattgaatGAACGTCTGGCAAAACTCTCAGATGGTGTTGCTGTGCTAAACGTTGGTGGGACAAGTGATGTTGaagtgaatgaaaagaaagacagaGTTACAGATGCCCTTAATGCTACATGAGCTGCTGTTGAAGAAGGCATTGTTTTGGGAGGGGGCTGTGCCCTGCTTCGGTGCCTTCCAGCCTTGGATTCAATAACTCCAGCTAATGAAGATCAAAAAATTggtatagaaattatttaaaaagcacTCAAAATTCCTGCAATGACCATTGCTAAAAATGCAGGTGTCGAAGGATCATTGATAGTTGAGAAAATTTTGCAAAGTTCTTCAGAAGTTGGTTATGATGCTATGCTTGGAGATTTTGTGAATATGGTGGAAAAAGGAATCATTGATCCAACTAAGGTTGTAAGAACTGCATTACTGGATGCTGCTGGAGTGGCCTCTCTGTTAACTACAGCAGAAGTTGTAGTCACAGAAATTCCTAAAGAAGAGAAGGATCCTGGAATGGGCGGaatgggtgggatgggaggtgggatgggaggTGGCATGTTCTAA